The proteins below are encoded in one region of Apium graveolens cultivar Ventura chromosome 4, ASM990537v1, whole genome shotgun sequence:
- the LOC141721463 gene encoding uncharacterized protein LOC141721463, whose translation MLPTDSAKRLSFKRNVSDGDLVIVYERHDNMKAVKVCESAVLQNRFGVFKHSDWIGKPFGSKVFSNKGGFVYLLAPTPELWTLVLSHRTQILYIADISFVIMYLEIVPGCLVLESGTGSGSLCTSLARAVAPFGHVYTFDFHEQRAASAREDFERTGLSSLVTVGVRDIQGQGFPTEFTGKADSVFLDLPQPWLAIPSVGKMLKQDGILCSFSPCIEQVQRSCETLTSNFTDIRTFEVLLRTYEVREVKMNSFQGYEGCCSITIEFPPCKRRHRPTEESDELKDSSPPVVMARPSSEARGHTGYLTFARLKCLA comes from the exons ATGCTGCCGACTGATTCAGCCAAGAGATTGTCTTTTAAACGTAATGTGAGTGATGGAGATTTGGTTATTGTATACGAAAGGCATGATAACATGAAGGCAGTTAAAGTATGTGAAAGTGCGGTGCTACAAAATCGTTTTGGTGTGTTTAAGCACTCAGATTGGATTGGGAAGCCATTTGGTTCAAAGGTGTTTAGCAACAAGGGCGGGTTTGTTTACTTGTTGGCTCCGACTCCTGAGCTATGGACGCTGGTTCTGAGCCATAGGACCCAAATTTTATATATTGCAGACATTAGCTTTGTCATTATGTATTTGGAAATAGTTCCAGGTTGTTTGGTACTTGAGTCGGGAACTGGGAGTGGATCTTTATGTACCTCGCTTGCAAGAGCTGTAGCTCCTTTTGGACATGTCTACACATTTGACTTTCACGAGCAAAGGGCTGCTTCTGCTAG GGAGGATTTCGAGAGGACAGGATTAAGTAGTTTGGTCACTGTGGGAGTAAGGGATATACAGGGTCAAGGGTTTCCAACCGAATTTACTGGTAAAGCAGATTCTGTCTTTTTGGATTTGCCTCAACCTTGGTTAGCTATTCCTTCTGTTGGAAAAATGTTGAAACAAGACGGGATCTTGTGTTCTTTCTCGCCATGTATTGAGCAGGTGCAACGCTCATGTGAAACTCTTACATCAAATTTTACTG ATATAAGAACATTTGAGGTGCTTCTTAGAACATATGAAGTTCGAGAAGTTAAAATGAACAGCTTCCAAGGATATGAAGGCT GCTGTTCCATAACCATTGAGTTCCCTCCTTGCAAGAGAAGACACCGTCCAACTGAAGAAAGCGATGAATTAAAAGATTCTAGTCCACCAGTTGTCATGGCTAGGCCGTCCAGTGAGGCAAGAGGTCACACTGGTTATTTGACCTTTGCTAGATTAAAATGTTTGGCGTAA
- the LOC141717277 gene encoding uncharacterized protein LOC141717277, protein MSSKSDVKGFYRQKKKTAGISKPSAAKSSTASPSLPKHAAAFGSDVVQPPALVTHGGALDLKDNYDGSEEVLRQFDMNMAYGPCIGMTRVARWERASKLGLNPPGNVGLLLRTGKVGGESLWDGRV, encoded by the exons ATGTCATCGAAAAGTGACGTCAAGGGTTTCTACCGTCAGAAAAAGAAGACCGCCGGTATCTCTAAGCCGTCCGCCGCCAAATCTTCCACAGCGTCTCCGTCGTTGCCTAAACACGCCGCTGCTTTTGGATCCGACGTCGTTCAGCCTCCCGCTCTCGTCACTCACGGCGGCGCTCTCGATCTCAAAg ATAATTATGATGGAAGCGAAGAAGTATTGAGGCAATTTGACATGAATATGGCGTACGGCCCGTGCATTGGGATGACTAGAGTGGCAAGGTGGGAGAGGGCCAGTAAGCTTGGTTTGAACCCTCCTGGTAACGTGGGACTGCTTCTTAGAACTGGAAAAGTTGGAGGTGAATCTTTATGGGATGGACGCGTCTGA